The Manihot esculenta cultivar AM560-2 chromosome 11, M.esculenta_v8, whole genome shotgun sequence genome includes a region encoding these proteins:
- the LOC110626757 gene encoding solute carrier family 35 member F1, with translation MLNFKDIWTKKTLVGLGLGQFLSLLITSTGFSSSELARRGINAPTSQSFLNYVLLAIVYGSIMLYRKQALKAKWYYYIILAIVDVEANFLVVKAYQYTSLTSVMLLDCWSIPSVMLLTWLFLSTKYRLKKIAGVLVCVGGLVMVVFSDVHAGDRSGGSNPRKGDALVIAGATLYAISNVSEEFLVKNADRVELMSLLGFFGAIISAIQISILERNELKSIHWSAGAALPFVGFALAMFLFYSFVPVLLKINGSTMLNLSLLTSDMWSVVIRIFAYHDKVDWMYYVAFAAVAVGLVIYSGADKEEHRADVVDEGAERSKHFDEELGSGNRSQGTLVGSSKTGDSSKRVPATSGIREKQENYNKNIGKDALEKKS, from the exons ATGTTGAACTTCAAGGATATTTGGACTAAGAAAACATTGGTGGGTCTTGGTTTGGGGCAGTTTCTATCACTGCTCATCACTTCTACTGGATTTTCATCCTCTGAACTTGCCAGAAGAG GAATTAATGCACCAACTTCTCAGTCTTTTCTAAATTATGTGCTCTTGGCCATTGTTTATGGAAGTATTATGCTATATCGGAAGCAAGCTCTTAAG GCTAAATGGTACTACTACATAATCCTGGCAATCGTAGATGTAGAGGCCAACTTTCTTG TGGTGAAGGCCTATCAGTACACATCTCTTACAAGTGTCATGCTGCTGGATTGTTGGTCAATTCCATCTGTTATGCTTCTTACATGGCTTTTCTTGAGTACAAAGTATAGATTGAAGAAGATTGCTGGAGTACTTGTTTGTGTTGGTGGACTGGTCATGGTTGTTTTTTCTGATGTTCATGCAGGTGACCGATCAG GGGGGAGCAATCCTCGTAAAGGGGATGCTCTTGTTATTGCTGGTGCAACGCTGTATGCCATTAGTAATGTCAGTGAG GAGTTCCTTGTGAAGAATGCAGACAGAGTTGAGCTCATGTCCCTGCTGGGATTTTTTGGTGCAATAATTAGTGCTATCCAAAT AAGCATTCTTGAGCGCAATGAGCTTAAATCTATTCACTGGTCAGCTGGAGCA GCTCTTCCATTTGTGGGTTTTGCACTTGCTATGTTTCTATTTTACTCATTTGTCCCTGTCCTGCTCAAG ATTAATGGGTCAACAATGCTCAATCTGTCTTTGCTAACATCAGATATGTGGTCCGTAGTTATTCGCATTTTTGCTTACCATGATAAG GTTGATTGGATGTACTATGTAGCATTTGCTGCTGTTGCTGTTGGGCTGGTTATTTATTCAGG GGCTGACAAGGAGGAACACCGTGCCGATGTTGTTGATGAAGGAGCCGAGCGAAGCAAACATTTTGATGAGGAGTTAGGTTCTGGGAACCGCAGCCAAGGAACATTGGTGGGAAGCTCAAAAACAGGGGATAGCAGCAAGCGAGTCCCTGCTACCAGTGGCATTCGAGAAAAGCAAGAAAATTATAACAAGAACATAGGAAAAGATGCACTAGAGAAGAAATCATAG